In Streptomyces sp. HUAS ZL42, the DNA window AGGATGGGATCCCGGTAACGGAACTCGCTCGCCAGTTCCACCTCGCACGGGATGCGGGTCCAGTGCTCGATGGCGTACTTGGCGATGAGCCCCGCGTGGAAGGCCGTACCGCAGGCGACGATGACGACCTTGTCCACCTCGCGCAGCTCGGAGGCGGAGATCCGCACCTCGTCCAGGGTCAGCGAGCCGGACGCGTCGATGCGCCCGAGCAGGGTGTCCGCGACCGCCTTGGGCTGCTCGGCGATCTCCTTGAGCATGAAGTAGTCATAACCGCCCTTTTCCGCGGCCGACGCGTCCCAGTCGACGTGGTAGGCGCGCACGTCGGCCGGGCGGCCGTCGAAGCCGGTCACCGTCACCGCGTCCCGGCGCAGCTCCACCACCTGGTCCTGACCCAGCTCGATCGCCGACCGCGTGTGGGCGATGAACGCGGCGACGTCCGAGGCGAGAAAGGCCTCGCCGTCCCCGACGCCCACCACGAGCGGCGAGTTCCGCCGCGCCCCCACGACCACGTCCGGCTCATCTGCATGCACCGCGACCAGCGTGAACGCCCCCTCGAGCCGCCGGCACACCAGCCGCATCGCCTCCGCCAGGTCGGCGCAGGAGGAGAACTCCTCGGCGAGCAGGTGCGCGACCACCTCGGTGTCGGTCTCGGAGCCGAGGTCGTGGCCCCGCTCCTCCAGCTCGGTCCGAAGCTGCGCGAAGTTCTCGATGATCCCGTTGTGCACGACGGCGACACGTCCGGCGTTGTCGATGTGCGGATGGGCGTTGGCGTCGGTCGGCCCGCCGTGTGTGGCCCACCGCGTGTGCCCGAGGCCCGTGGTCCCCGTCGGCAGCGGCCGGTCCACCAGCTCCTTCTCCAGATTGAGCAGCTTCCCGGCCTTCTTGGCCGCCGCCAGCCCGCCGTCCGCCAGCACGGCGACCCCGGCCGAGTCGTATCCCCGGTACTCGAGCCGCTTCAGCCCCGCCATCACGACCTCGAGCGCAGACTGCGACCCCACGTATCCCACGATTCCGCACATGGGCCGCAGCCTACGACCGAATCCCCGCCCGAAACGGCCTTCGCGTGCCCGAAATCGGAAATTCCCGCGCCCGTACGCCCCCTCGATCCGAGCGTGACGGAGCCCACCCGCCGTACCGTTCAAACTCCGTTAACAATGAACTGTGATCTCTCCGGTCTCCTCGATGCCCCGGAGCGCCCACCGGCAGCGGCCGGAGGCGACTCCCTATGTCGACCTCACCCGCGCCGAGTGGAGCGCGCTGCGCGACAAGACGCCGCTGCCGCTCACCGCCGAGGAGGTCGAGAAGCTGCGCGGCCTCGGTGACGTCATCGACCTCGACGAGGTGCGCGACATCTACCTCCCGCTGTCCCGGCTCCTCAACCTCTACATCGGCGCGACGGACGGTCTGCGAGGCGCCCTCAACACGTTCCTCGGCGAGCAGGGCTCCCAGTCCGGCACCCCGTTCGTGATAGGAGTCGCCGGCTCGGTCGCGGTCGGCAAGTCCACCGTCGCCCGCCTCCTGCAGGCGCTGCTCTCCCGCTGGCCCGAGCACCCCCGCGTCGAACTGGTGACGACGGACGGCTTCCTCCTGCCCACCAGGGAACTCCAGGCCCGCGGCCTGATGTCGCGCAAGGGCTTCCCCGAGTCCTACGACCGGCGCGCCCTCACCCGCTTCGTCGCCGACATCAAGGCCGGCAAGGGCGAGGTGACGGCTCCGGTCTACTCGCACCTCATCTACGACATCGTCCCCGGCGAGAGGCTCACGGTCCGCCGCCCCGACATCCTCATCGTCGAGGGCCTGAACGTCCTGCAGCCCGCCCTCCCCGGCAAGGACGGCCGCACCCGGGTCGGCCTCGCCGACTACTTCGACTTCAGTGTGTACGTCGACGCCAGCGCCGAGGACATCGAGCGCTGGTACCTCAGCCGCTTCCGGAAGCTGCGCGCGACGGCCTTCCAGAACCCGTCCTCCTACTTCCGCAAGTACACCCAGGTCTCCGAGGACGAGGCCCTCGACTACGCCCGTACCCTCTGGCGGACCATCAACAAGCCCAACCTGGTCGAGAACATCGCCCCCACCCGCGGCCGCGCCACCCTGATCCTGCGCAAGGGCCCTGACCACAAGGTGCGGCGTCTGAGCCTGCGCAAGCTGTAACGCCGTAACGCGGGCCTGTTAGAAAGACGCCATGCTGCATCTGCGCCTGATCACACCGGCCGAGAAGACCGACGACGTGGTCCGCCTCATCGGGAACACGGTCGGTACCACGCATGTCGTCGTGCTGCCCGGCGCCGCCCGCAACCCGGCCGGGGACGTCGTGATGTGCGACGTGGCGCGTGAGGCGGGCGACGAACTGCTCACCGGCCTACAGGAGTTGGGCCTCGAGGAGAGCGGATCGATCGCCGTCGAGAACATCGACCTGTCGCTGTCGAAGCGCGCCGACAAGGCGGAGGCCGAGGCGCCGGGCGAGGGCGCGGACGCGGTGCTGTGGGAGCACCTGACCGACGCGACGCACGAGGAGTCGACCCTCTCCGTCACGTACGTCGCCTTCATCACGCTGGCGACGATGATCGCCGCCTGCGGTGTGGTGCTCGACAACGCGGTTCTGATCGTGGGCGCGATGGCGGTCGGCCCGGAGTTCGGCCCGCTGGCGGGCATCTGCACCGCGGCTGTACAGCGTGCCCCACGCCTGGCCCTGCGGTCCCTGACCGCGCTGCTCGTCGGCTTCGCGGTGGCGATGGCAGTGACCGCGGGCTTCAGCCTCTTCATGGACGCCGTGGGTTTGTTCAGCAAGGCTCAGCTGGAGGCCGACCGCCCGAACACCGGCTTCATCTACGCCCCGGACTGGTTCTCGTTCGTGGTGGCGGTCCTGGCCGGGGCGGCGGGCACCCTCTCCCTGACATCCGCGAAGTCGGGCGCCCTGGTCGGTGTGGCCATCTCGGTGACGACGGTCCCGGCGGCCGCCAACGCGGCCGTGGCCCTGGTCTACGGCGACACAAACCAGACCCTGCGCTCTTCGGAACAACTGCTCCTGAACCTGCTGGGCATCATCCTGGCCGGCACTCTGACGCTGCTGACCCAGAAGTGGCTCTGGTCGAAGCAGCGGCAACGGCCAACCGCCCTCTAGGGAAACGTGCCCAAGGGGGGCGGGGCTCTGACATCATGCGGCTCCGCCGCGTGGGCGCGACAAGCCACGACGAACCCGCAGCCCGCCGACAGCAGAACTCCCCGCCCCCTACTCGAATATCAGCCCAAAGCAGACTTCACCGCGTCGGCCAGCCGCCCGGCAACAGACTGAGCCTGCTCGATATCCGCCGCCTCGACCATCACCCGGACCAACGGCTCAGTACCCGACGGCCGCAGCAACACCCGTCCGGTCGACCCCAACTCCCGCTCCGCCTCGGCGACAGCCGCATCCAGCTCGGCCGAGTCCCCGACTCGGGACCTGTCGACGTCGGGCACATTGATCAGCACCTGCGGCAACCGCTCCATCACGGCCGCCAGTTCCCGCAGCGACCGCCCGGTCTCCGCGACCCGAGCGGCCAGCATCAGCCCGGTCAGCGTCCCGTCGCCCGTGGTCGCGTGGTCCAGGATGATGACGTGCCCGGACTGCTCGCCGCCGAGGGCGTAGCCGTGCTCCTTCATCTCCTCCAGCACGTACCGGTCGCCGACCGCGGTCTGGACGAGGTTCAGTCCCTCCCGCTCGAGCGCGAGTTTGAAGCCGAGGTTGGACATGACGGTCGCCACGACGGTCTCGGCCCGCAGAGCGGAGCGTTCCCGCATCGCCAGCGCGAGCACCGCCAGGATCTGGTCGCCGTCGACCTCCTCGCCGGTGTGGTCCACGGCGAGGCAGCGGTCCGCGTCACCGTCGTGCGCGATACCGAGGGCGGCGCCGTGGGAGACGACCGCGGCCTTGAGCTTGTCCAGGTGCGTGGAGCCGCAGCCGTCGTTGATGTTGAGCCCGTCCGGCTCGGTGCCGATGGTGACGATCTCGGCTCCGGCCCGCGAGAACGCCTCCGGCGACACACGCGCGGCGGCGCCGTGCGCCTCGTCGAGGACGATCTTCAGACCGTCCAGGCGGTTCGGGAGTACGGCGATGAGGTGGGCGACGTACTTGTCGAAGCCCTCCTCGTAGTCCCGTACACGCCCCACACCGGCGCCGGTGGGCCGCTCCCAGGGCTCACCACGCCGGTGCTCCTCGTACACGCTCTCGATCTTGTCCTCGAGGTCGTCGGCGAGCTTGTGGCCACCGCGGGCGAAGAACTTGACGCCGTTGTCGGGCATGGCGTTGTGGCTCGCGGAGAGCATCACGCCGAGATCGGCGCCGAGTGCTCCGGTCAGGTACGCCACGGCGGGCGTCGGCAGCACGCCGACCCGCAGGACGTCCACGCCGGCGCTGGCGAGGCCCGCGACCACGGCGGCCTCAAGGAACTCCCCGGACGCGCGCGGGTCCCGTCCGACCACCGCCGTCGGCTTGTGGCCCTCGAAGGTGCCCGCCTCGGCCAGTACGTGCGCCGCCGCGACGGACAGGCCGAGAGCCATCTCGGCCGTCAGATCCGCGTTGGCGACACCACGCACGCCGTCCGTGCCGAAGAGTCGTCCCACGT includes these proteins:
- the glmS gene encoding glutamine--fructose-6-phosphate transaminase (isomerizing), with the translated sequence MCGIVGYVGSQSALEVVMAGLKRLEYRGYDSAGVAVLADGGLAAAKKAGKLLNLEKELVDRPLPTGTTGLGHTRWATHGGPTDANAHPHIDNAGRVAVVHNGIIENFAQLRTELEERGHDLGSETDTEVVAHLLAEEFSSCADLAEAMRLVCRRLEGAFTLVAVHADEPDVVVGARRNSPLVVGVGDGEAFLASDVAAFIAHTRSAIELGQDQVVELRRDAVTVTGFDGRPADVRAYHVDWDASAAEKGGYDYFMLKEIAEQPKAVADTLLGRIDASGSLTLDEVRISASELREVDKVVIVACGTAFHAGLIAKYAIEHWTRIPCEVELASEFRYRDPILDARSLVIAISQSGETMDTLMALRHAREQGSRVLAICNTNGSTIPRESDAVLYTHAGPEVAVASTKAFLTQLVACYLVALYLGQVRGTKWGDEISAVIRDLSQISDEVERVLETMEPVRSLARTLAHKNTVLFLGRHVGYPVALEGALKLKELAYMHAEGFAAGELKHGPIALIEEDLPVVVVVPSPRGRSVLHDKIVSNIQEIRARGARTIVIAEEGDEAVVPYADHLIRIPATPTLLQPLVATVPLQVFACELATARGNEVDQPRNLAKSVTVE
- the coaA gene encoding type I pantothenate kinase, whose product is MPRSAHRQRPEATPYVDLTRAEWSALRDKTPLPLTAEEVEKLRGLGDVIDLDEVRDIYLPLSRLLNLYIGATDGLRGALNTFLGEQGSQSGTPFVIGVAGSVAVGKSTVARLLQALLSRWPEHPRVELVTTDGFLLPTRELQARGLMSRKGFPESYDRRALTRFVADIKAGKGEVTAPVYSHLIYDIVPGERLTVRRPDILIVEGLNVLQPALPGKDGRTRVGLADYFDFSVYVDASAEDIERWYLSRFRKLRATAFQNPSSYFRKYTQVSEDEALDYARTLWRTINKPNLVENIAPTRGRATLILRKGPDHKVRRLSLRKL
- a CDS encoding DUF389 domain-containing protein codes for the protein MLHLRLITPAEKTDDVVRLIGNTVGTTHVVVLPGAARNPAGDVVMCDVAREAGDELLTGLQELGLEESGSIAVENIDLSLSKRADKAEAEAPGEGADAVLWEHLTDATHEESTLSVTYVAFITLATMIAACGVVLDNAVLIVGAMAVGPEFGPLAGICTAAVQRAPRLALRSLTALLVGFAVAMAVTAGFSLFMDAVGLFSKAQLEADRPNTGFIYAPDWFSFVVAVLAGAAGTLSLTSAKSGALVGVAISVTTVPAAANAAVALVYGDTNQTLRSSEQLLLNLLGIILAGTLTLLTQKWLWSKQRQRPTAL
- the glmM gene encoding phosphoglucosamine mutase; this translates as MGRLFGTDGVRGVANADLTAEMALGLSVAAAHVLAEAGTFEGHKPTAVVGRDPRASGEFLEAAVVAGLASAGVDVLRVGVLPTPAVAYLTGALGADLGVMLSASHNAMPDNGVKFFARGGHKLADDLEDKIESVYEEHRRGEPWERPTGAGVGRVRDYEEGFDKYVAHLIAVLPNRLDGLKIVLDEAHGAAARVSPEAFSRAGAEIVTIGTEPDGLNINDGCGSTHLDKLKAAVVSHGAALGIAHDGDADRCLAVDHTGEEVDGDQILAVLALAMRERSALRAETVVATVMSNLGFKLALEREGLNLVQTAVGDRYVLEEMKEHGYALGGEQSGHVIILDHATTGDGTLTGLMLAARVAETGRSLRELAAVMERLPQVLINVPDVDRSRVGDSAELDAAVAEAERELGSTGRVLLRPSGTEPLVRVMVEAADIEQAQSVAGRLADAVKSALG